In Mytilus edulis chromosome 4, xbMytEdul2.2, whole genome shotgun sequence, the following proteins share a genomic window:
- the LOC139521137 gene encoding ferritin, heavy subunit-like, with the protein MQGVIGLLVGVAAVFAFSASGWLYSPDEKVSVIEARNLVNKLVEQNFDHYNQRAIRKQITECFRDSYQYLAMSMYFDQAEVALPGFHKLFKEYSDREMSNAVKLMTYMNLREGSNKFIGIPEPKMSYEWHDGETALISALRMEHKANTKFQTIIQLALEKHDPHLKQFIEDNFLDQKVKVIKELGDKVTQLGKYRSEGKGLGLQMFDNTLL; encoded by the exons ATGCAGGGTGTGATCGGGCTTTTGGTTGGCGTTGCAGCAGTATTTGCGTTTTCTGCAAGCGGATGGCTGTACTCGCCAGATGAGAAAGTATCGG TTATTGAAGCCAGAAATCTAGTCAACAAATTGGTGGAACAGAATTTCGACCATTATAACCAAAGAGCTATTAGAAAACAGATAACGGAATGTTTCAGGGACAGTTATCAATATTTAGCTatg AGTATGTATTTCGACCAAGCAGAAGTGGCACTTCCAGGTTTCCATAAGTTGTTTAAAGAATATTCTGACAGAGAGATGTCAAATGCTGTAAAATTGATGACATATATGAACCTAAGAGAAGGATCAAATAAGTTTATAGGAATCCCT gaACCAAAAATGTCCTATGAATGGCATGATGGAGAAACAGCATTAATTTCAGCTTTAAGAATGGAACATAAAGCTAATACCAAGTTCCAAACAATAATACAACTAGCATTGGAAAAGCATGATCCACAT TTAAAACAATTTATAGAGGACAATTTCCTGGACCAGAAAGTTAAAGTCATTAAAGAACTTGGAGATAAAGTAACACAGCTAGGAAAATACCGATCGGAAGGGAAAGGACTTGGGTTACAAATGTTTGACAACACTTTACTTTAA